AGAAAAATATCGTTATACAGGGTGTTTAGCGATTACGTTTGTTCCGAAAGAAAAGAAGGAACTACTATCATTTTTAAATGAAGAAGAACATCATTATTTTAAATCTATTTTTTCTTTAACAGATCATTTGGATGAACAAGATAAAGAGGGGATTCATGACTTAGTACAGTTTTTAAAAGGGACGAGTGATAATCCGAATACGTGGTTATATACGGTTAAGCACTTAGATGTTGAAGTAGATAACGAGTTTATTATATCTTGTATTGAAAAGCTAATGGAGAAGTTTCCGAACTCAGATTTTGTTAAATTACATGGTGCACAGTGCTTTATTCGCCTTGAAGAGTTAGAAAAAGCTGGGCACATGCTTGCGAGTGTTGAGAAGAAAAATAATCGTGCCTTATATCATTTAATAAACGGAAGGTATGCTTTTGAGCAGGAAAGTTATATAGAAGCAATTTCAAGTTTTCGTTCCTCGTTACAATTAGACGCGGATCAGCCGATTGCTTGGAGTTTTCTCGCTTTATCGTATATGTATATCGATCAGTCTGAAAAGGCGTTGCAGTTTTCTCAAGTAGCTTTAGAGCGTAGTCCTGAAAGATTCACTTTAACGAATCACGGGTTAATATTAATAGACCTAGAAAGGTATGAAGAAGCATATGAAATCTTTAATGATCTATTAAGAGAGTATAAATATGAGGCCCATGTATGGTATGAGCGAGCGAGATGTGCGCATCATTTAGGGAAATTACATTTAGCGATAAAAGGGCTTAAAGTAGCGATCCATTTGGATAGTAATGCACCTTACATTTATACGAAACTTTCGGAAATATACGAGTCTGATTTGAAGGATGAGGAAAGCACGAAAGAAATTTTATTAAAAGGTATTGAGAATTGTGACGATAAGGCACCTCTATACGTAAAACTCGGTGACTATCATTTTCAAAATGATAGTCTGGAAGAAGCGGAAACATTGTATACTCGTACTTTAGAAGAAAATCATGATGATGTTTATTCTCATTTCGGACTTACGCAAGTTTATATGGCAAGAGAACAATATAAGGAAGCGAAAGAATATATTCTCAATATTGAAAAACAAATTGAAAAGAGCCAAGATTTCCTTATGAACGCGGGAATGGTTTTATGGGATGCTGAGGTTGAACTTGGTGGAAGTGAAGAAGGATTTAAAGTAGCATTGTTTAAGTTAGAGAGTGGTATAAAGCAGAGCGAATATAATGTAGCAAGTGCGTTAGATGAATATGTGAATCGAATTAAAGGAACCGTATTTGTACAACGAGGAATAGCATTCTTAAGAACGTTACAAAAAGAAAGAAATGACGTAAGTGAATATGGTTGTTATACAGGTATTTTATATGAATCGATTGGACAGTACGGCCAGGCGATGAAAAGATATAATAAGGCGATAGAACAAAAAGAAACGGCATTACCGTATTACCGAATTGGTGAAACACTTATGGCATTAGGACAATTGACGGAAGCAAAACAAGCGTATGAAACATGTTTAGAGCTTGATGGGAATTTCGTTGGTGTACATTTACAGCTTGCGGAAATATACGAAAAAGAAGAAAACCGTTCTAAAGAACAAAGTCATATGGTTCAGGCGATGAAAGAAGAGCCATTGCACATTAATATGGAATATTTGGCACAGCTTTCAGTAGAAATGAATCTTCAGAAAGAGTTGCTGACTGAGCTAGAACAATTAGCGGACGAAGTACCTGAAATATGGCGATTAGATGCGATTGCATATGTGTATGGAGCGATGGATGAAATAGATAAAGAACAAGAACAGATTGAATATGCGCTACAACTAGATAGTGAGCATGCAGAAGTTCTATATCATTATGCAAAAGTATTAGTGAAAAAAAGAAATGCAAAAGCAATTGAAATTGCGATAAAAGTGATACAAAAAGATGTGAATAATGAACGTATATTTGATGTATATGTAAAAGCGATAGAACAACATAAGAAATGGTCTAACATACGAGATTTTCTTCATACATTAAAAGTGAAAAAAGCTGAAAGAAGTATGGCATTTATGTATGCAGCATCTGCGGTGACGGAAAGATGGATTGAACGTCAACAAAATGAACAGCCGAAGAAATCCATAATTACAAGAGCTTTTTATCGCATGAAAAACCGTGCGAAAGAAATTTCGATTATTACTACAATCATTGATTTATATGAAATCTCATTAAAGTTAAATCCAAAAAATAGTATGGCAGCGCAGCGATTTGCACTATTTTACGAGAATGTGGCGATGTATAAAGAGGCGATAGATGTATTGCAAACATCATTAGAAAGTAAATGGGATTACGATGTAGCGAAGCAACTTGTAAATCTTTTCATAGAGTGTGAGGAAGAAGATAGGTTACGGGATGCTTCAGAATTAACGAAGCAAATGGTTCGAGAGTTACCAGATGATTATGATACGCTTCTTTTACAAGCACAAGTATTCTTTAAAATGGGAGAAGAAAGAAAAGCAGAAAAGATTACTTTACAATTAACGGAGCAAACACCGTTTGTAAGTAGAGCGTTTCTTGCTTTAGGAGAAATATATCAAAGTCAAGAACGGTTTGAAGAGGCATTTCATGTATTAGAAAATGCTTCTATACATCATCCGAATGAAACAGCAATTCTTCTTTCTTTAGCATCTTCTTATCATGGTGCGGGCCAAACAATAAAGGCAGAAAAAATAGCAAATGAAGCATTAAAAATTGATGCGAGTGATTTGTTAGCGAGATACGATCGTGCTTGTTATTTAGCACAGTTAAACAGAAATGAAGAGGCGAAGGAAGAGCTTGAAATTGTACTTCGTGAGGATGAGTCAGGATTTTTTGCTGAACTTATCGAGGATAATGAAAAT
This Bacillus paramycoides DNA region includes the following protein-coding sequences:
- a CDS encoding tetratricopeptide repeat protein produces the protein MLDFKQLDACLKDKRFIDGLQEINNEISYIKEKNTLSYVKNWLASVPSHKEFDILIRLTDEGLMHQYSSFLIRYAYKKFPNMRTLSLYCDELIDERKILEVEQLLKDSLEEVNKEEIEVDLLAKTYFTLVRCLLEMKRNEEALFYMQKAEEYSTRAVFDKWGYVYMHTGEWEKAEEQFKAGIQHKDCEELSTYLLSQLYANKGEQKRALQLIDDAIVKFPQVPYFHFEKVKYLLDLGKYEEMLAVIDNINKQLPYHAYKTYFVHLRAEALYKMNKLVDLQQLLKEEKSLKESLYHNLEKNPDGKKVHLPIVPIVQKDNYCVPTSLEMMLQLWGEKRTQDEIAEFIFDMTGSKFSDTVSYLEELGYEYRYFKGNVENYKRLLDQGIPVLLSIDIEHASHVQVLAGYDDTLQAFYVQDPNFIEPVIVEYSKLQEKYRYTGCLAITFVPKEKKELLSFLNEEEHHYFKSIFSLTDHLDEQDKEGIHDLVQFLKGTSDNPNTWLYTVKHLDVEVDNEFIISCIEKLMEKFPNSDFVKLHGAQCFIRLEELEKAGHMLASVEKKNNRALYHLINGRYAFEQESYIEAISSFRSSLQLDADQPIAWSFLALSYMYIDQSEKALQFSQVALERSPERFTLTNHGLILIDLERYEEAYEIFNDLLREYKYEAHVWYERARCAHHLGKLHLAIKGLKVAIHLDSNAPYIYTKLSEIYESDLKDEESTKEILLKGIENCDDKAPLYVKLGDYHFQNDSLEEAETLYTRTLEENHDDVYSHFGLTQVYMAREQYKEAKEYILNIEKQIEKSQDFLMNAGMVLWDAEVELGGSEEGFKVALFKLESGIKQSEYNVASALDEYVNRIKGTVFVQRGIAFLRTLQKERNDVSEYGCYTGILYESIGQYGQAMKRYNKAIEQKETALPYYRIGETLMALGQLTEAKQAYETCLELDGNFVGVHLQLAEIYEKEENRSKEQSHMVQAMKEEPLHINMEYLAQLSVEMNLQKELLTELEQLADEVPEIWRLDAIAYVYGAMDEIDKEQEQIEYALQLDSEHAEVLYHYAKVLVKKRNAKAIEIAIKVIQKDVNNERIFDVYVKAIEQHKKWSNIRDFLHTLKVKKAERSMAFMYAASAVTERWIERQQNEQPKKSIITRAFYRMKNRAKEISIITTIIDLYEISLKLNPKNSMAAQRFALFYENVAMYKEAIDVLQTSLESKWDYDVAKQLVNLFIECEEEDRLRDASELTKQMVRELPDDYDTLLLQAQVFFKMGEERKAEKITLQLTEQTPFVSRAFLALGEIYQSQERFEEAFHVLENASIHHPNETAILLSLASSYHGAGQTIKAEKIANEALKIDASDLLARYDRACYLAQLNRNEEAKEELEIVLREDESGFFAELIEDNENLAVLREFEK